The proteins below come from a single Aegilops tauschii subsp. strangulata cultivar AL8/78 chromosome 6, Aet v6.0, whole genome shotgun sequence genomic window:
- the LOC141026155 gene encoding uncharacterized protein — protein MDDFLNTTEYHPIVADGNTKLDVCYTNEPYKVEETIALYERWLREEKYKFVGLGMEFTRMDCYGRRKVAVMQLAMRNHVLVYHFCKARTECPALKDFLENRGMTFSSVDVRNVKDALFQDFIRIPEEYHIDIPEKFMIKGGEERDSMEDLAGAIIDESYSKLESSFPEVLCHYWDWKPLTFDHLKYGATEGYVSYELYRWFLSMRDILHRCCLPDLKWRGCF, from the exons ATGGACGACTTCTTGAACACTACCGAGTACCATCCGATAGTTGCCGATGGTAACACCAAGCTCGACGTGTGCTACACGAATGAGCCTTACAAGGTGGAGGAGACCATTGCCTTGTACGAGAGGTGGTTGCGCGAGGAGAAGTACAAGTTTGTTGGTCTTGGCATGGAGTTCACACGAATGGATTGTTATGGGCGTAGAAAAGTCGCTGTCATGCAACTGGCTATGCGGAATCATGTTTTGGTCTATCACTTCTGCAAGGCCAGGACGGAGTGCCCTGCCCTGAAGGATTTCCTTGAGAATAGAGGTATGACTTTCTCTAGTGTGGACGTCAGGAATGTTAAAGATGCTCTTTTTCAAGATTTCATCAGAATTCCAGAAGAGTACCACATCGACATCCCAGAGAAGTTCATGATCAAGGGCGGCGAAGAAAGGGACTCCATGGAGGACTTAGCAGGAGCCATCATTGACGAATCTTACTCGAAGCTGGAGTCCTCTTTTCCAGAAGTTCTGTGTCACTACTGGGATTGGAAGCCACTTACCTTTGATCACCTGAAATATGGAGCTACT GAAGGGTATGTAAGCTATGAGCTATACCGCTGGTTTCTGTCGATGAGGGACATCCTGCATCGTTGTTGTCTTCCTGATCTCAAATGGCGAGGATGTTTTTGA